Proteins from a single region of Leuconostoc gasicomitatum LMG 18811:
- a CDS encoding peptide ABC transporter substrate-binding protein, which yields MDTWKKVAIGAAAVVVVGGGTRAAGLWGGSSSENSKNLSFQLPTPIQTLDISKNTDTYSGTIIGNSGANLMRVDSKGKAQLELAKSVKVSDDGLKYTVVLKNGLKWSDGSKLTAQDFVYSWQRIVDPKTASQYAYLASGVKNADKIAAGKADVDTLGVTAKGNTITFDLERPLPQFEYLLTFSNFMPQKQNFVTKEGKKYATTAATSLYSGPYKVEGWNGTNNSFKLIKNDNYWDAKNIKTKQIDVQVVQKPETAVQLYKQGKIDRVLISNTPELYKANKNDKNVSKAPEATTAYLQYNQTGKNKFLANAKIREALNLATNRKELTDQVTAGISTPATGLAPEGLAKTDSGEDLAKFVAPGYKFDPKKAATLFQEGLKEVGESQATFTVTSDADSPAAKTTLDYLQGSWEKALPGLKINQKFVPFSQRIKDSQTQNFDIVVSLWGGDYPEGSTYYDIFKTGASNNNGQFKNEVYDAAVNKAESTDALKASARDNDYKMAEEALLKDSNFNPLYFRAGYALQNPKVTGIVLNSTGLNQDWKLAVKK from the coding sequence ATGGACACATGGAAAAAAGTGGCTATCGGCGCAGCAGCTGTTGTGGTTGTTGGTGGCGGTACACGCGCAGCAGGTCTCTGGGGCGGAAGCTCATCAGAAAATAGTAAGAATTTGTCATTTCAGTTGCCAACACCTATTCAAACGTTGGATATTTCTAAGAATACGGATACGTATTCTGGAACAATCATTGGTAATTCAGGCGCAAACTTGATGCGTGTTGATTCTAAAGGTAAAGCACAGTTAGAGTTAGCTAAGTCAGTGAAAGTCTCTGATGATGGTTTGAAATATACAGTTGTTTTGAAAAATGGTTTAAAGTGGTCTGACGGGTCAAAGTTAACAGCACAGGATTTCGTTTATTCATGGCAACGAATTGTTGATCCTAAGACAGCTTCTCAATATGCCTATCTTGCGTCAGGTGTAAAAAATGCTGACAAAATTGCAGCAGGCAAAGCCGATGTTGACACACTTGGTGTAACAGCTAAGGGCAACACAATTACCTTTGACTTAGAACGACCATTGCCACAATTTGAATATCTATTAACATTCTCTAACTTTATGCCACAAAAACAAAATTTTGTGACTAAAGAAGGTAAAAAATATGCAACAACTGCAGCAACATCACTTTATTCAGGCCCTTATAAAGTTGAAGGCTGGAATGGGACTAACAATAGTTTTAAGTTAATTAAGAATGATAACTATTGGGATGCCAAAAATATTAAGACAAAACAAATTGATGTGCAAGTCGTTCAAAAGCCGGAAACAGCAGTTCAGCTTTATAAGCAGGGTAAGATTGATCGTGTACTTATCTCTAACACACCTGAACTATACAAAGCTAACAAGAATGATAAAAATGTATCAAAGGCACCAGAAGCAACCACAGCTTACTTGCAATATAATCAAACAGGTAAGAACAAATTCTTAGCCAATGCTAAGATTCGTGAAGCTTTAAACTTAGCAACTAATCGTAAAGAATTAACAGATCAAGTGACTGCAGGAATCTCAACGCCAGCAACTGGTTTGGCACCAGAAGGTTTGGCTAAGACAGATTCTGGTGAAGATTTAGCTAAGTTTGTTGCGCCTGGTTATAAGTTTGACCCTAAGAAGGCCGCTACTTTGTTCCAAGAGGGATTGAAAGAAGTTGGCGAGAGTCAGGCAACATTTACTGTTACCTCAGATGCAGACTCACCAGCAGCTAAGACAACTTTGGATTATTTACAAGGATCATGGGAAAAGGCTTTGCCAGGTTTGAAGATCAACCAAAAGTTCGTACCATTTTCACAACGTATTAAAGATTCACAAACACAAAACTTTGACATTGTTGTGTCATTGTGGGGTGGCGATTACCCAGAGGGATCAACATACTACGATATCTTTAAAACAGGTGCCTCAAATAATAATGGCCAGTTCAAGAATGAAGTTTATGACGCTGCAGTTAATAAGGCTGAATCAACTGATGCATTGAAGGCATCAGCTCGTGATAACGACTATAAAATGGCTGAGGAAGCCTTGTTAAAGGATAGCAACTTCAACCCATTATATTTCCGTGCAGGTTATGCATTACAAAATCCTAAGGTGACCGGTATTGTTCTTAATTCAACTGGATTGAATCAAGATTGG
- a CDS encoding ABC transporter ATP-binding protein — protein sequence MNIFGKLMWFFRQNKRLYIVGLFFLFLTEISQMVSPALIGRFTDQVVSRTLTVENLVFYAGGIFLFALLMYVFRYAWITHIFQGSALLEKTLRQQLFDHYMKMDTTFYQRHRTGDLMAHATNDLSAIQRVASGGILMLVDSVVVIIFTVISMVIVVDWRLTLIGVLPLPLLVLGVRYLSPKMRQAFTSAQEAFSRLSNKSQESIAGVKAIKTLGQEMADVAVFESQVKDTIQINKRVALIDSLFGPMATVIMTISFVIMMTYGGSLVLNDQITIGQLVSFSTYLGLLVWPMFGLGQLFNVLERGNASYIRVQNILSEKSAIIEDEEGVVEQAKGDLNININQFTYPDGDPTKPALHNVEITVKAGETLGIVGRVGAGKTTLIKLLLRQFDGYTGDIRVGDVNIKAYTFNAYLKSIGYVAQENFLFSTTVRDNIRFSDINKNQRDVMLAAKKADFNEDVWSLPDGYDTEVGEQGVSLSGGQKQRLAIARALITDPEILILDDALSAVDALTEKHILGTLKSERREKTTIIAAHRISSVMNADEIIVFDHGEIKERGTHASLIARNGWYAEMYHQQQLATELEDKLSGKGVSDV from the coding sequence ATGAATATTTTTGGAAAATTAATGTGGTTTTTCCGTCAAAATAAGCGACTTTACATTGTAGGACTGTTTTTTTTGTTTTTGACGGAAATTTCTCAAATGGTGTCACCAGCCTTAATTGGCCGTTTTACAGATCAAGTTGTATCACGGACGCTAACAGTAGAAAACTTAGTGTTTTATGCTGGTGGCATTTTTTTATTTGCGCTATTGATGTATGTTTTTAGATATGCTTGGATTACACATATCTTTCAAGGATCTGCTTTACTTGAAAAAACATTGCGTCAGCAATTGTTTGATCATTATATGAAGATGGATACCACTTTTTATCAACGACATCGAACAGGCGACTTGATGGCACATGCTACAAATGATTTGTCAGCTATACAACGCGTTGCATCTGGTGGCATTTTAATGTTAGTTGATTCAGTTGTTGTGATAATTTTTACCGTCATTTCAATGGTGATTGTTGTTGATTGGCGATTGACCCTAATAGGTGTCTTACCTTTACCACTTTTAGTTTTAGGTGTGCGATATTTGTCACCAAAAATGCGTCAGGCATTTACATCAGCACAAGAAGCTTTTTCACGTTTATCAAACAAGTCTCAAGAATCAATTGCTGGTGTTAAAGCTATTAAAACTTTAGGACAAGAAATGGCCGATGTTGCCGTTTTTGAATCTCAAGTTAAAGATACAATTCAAATCAATAAAAGGGTGGCATTAATCGATTCATTATTTGGACCAATGGCTACCGTTATAATGACAATTAGCTTTGTTATTATGATGACATACGGTGGGTCGCTTGTCCTTAACGATCAAATTACAATTGGTCAGCTGGTATCATTTTCGACATACTTGGGTTTGCTCGTTTGGCCAATGTTTGGATTAGGTCAACTGTTCAATGTTTTGGAACGTGGCAACGCATCATATATACGTGTGCAAAATATTTTGTCAGAAAAATCAGCCATTATTGAAGATGAAGAAGGTGTTGTTGAACAGGCTAAAGGTGATTTAAATATTAATATTAATCAGTTTACTTATCCAGATGGGGATCCTACAAAGCCTGCGTTACATAATGTTGAAATCACGGTTAAGGCAGGGGAGACACTGGGCATTGTTGGTCGTGTTGGTGCTGGTAAAACAACTTTAATTAAGCTACTATTACGTCAATTTGATGGCTACACAGGTGATATTCGAGTTGGTGATGTGAATATTAAAGCGTATACATTTAACGCTTATTTAAAATCAATTGGCTACGTAGCACAAGAGAACTTTTTGTTCTCAACAACGGTTCGAGATAATATTCGATTTTCTGATATTAATAAAAATCAACGTGATGTGATGTTAGCTGCTAAAAAAGCTGATTTTAATGAAGATGTCTGGTCATTGCCAGATGGATATGATACTGAAGTTGGTGAGCAGGGAGTTAGCCTGTCTGGTGGTCAAAAACAGCGATTAGCTATTGCTCGCGCATTGATTACTGATCCAGAAATATTGATTTTGGATGATGCACTTTCAGCTGTTGATGCATTGACAGAAAAACATATTTTGGGGACTTTAAAGTCTGAACGTCGCGAAAAAACAACTATTATTGCTGCGCATCGTATTAGCTCGGTCATGAACGCAGATGAAATTATTGTGTTTGACCATGGTGAAATTAAGGAACGTGGAACGCATGCGTCTTTAATTGCGCGAAATGGTTGGTATGCAGAAATGTATCACCAACAGCAATTAGCGACGGAACTTGAAGATAAATTAAGTGGAAAGGGGGTCAGCGATGTCTGA
- a CDS encoding ABC transporter ATP-binding protein, translated as MSEKNSSVWAKSIPIKEQIRVIVTLVRMAKPFRKMFFGALAIGAAFALLQAAAPRIIAYYMTTYLQQRDNVTLQVMISFAVLVAVVRVSQAVTDALNAYYFTVAAEYALEDIRVQVFRKLHTLGMRFFDQVPAGSLVTRVNNDTASLADFWRFFMQLTFVIMSMIGAYIGMLTVSVKATLLMLIVVPFIVGSVILYQRFSSSLFRHMRERLSHLNAKIAESITGIDVIQEFYQEDRFKKSFAKVNGEYFNARFRMVKADALLLEPMVDMLLGAAMVLVFWYFGTLSMSTAVSAGVIYAFTTYLNNIFSPLESVMNLFSPFQEGLVSGYRILGILADDTYAPAQNVAAKQDITAGKIAFQHVDFSYDGQHQILKDLNFIANPGDTVALVGHTGSGKSSTINALMRFYEFQSGNILIDDHDIRDIALKNIRQKMGLVLQDPFMFFGDISSNIRMYDDTITDEQVKAAAEFVGADKFISALPGNYHAKVQEGGSGFSAGEKQLISFARAIVRDPKILILDEATANVDTETEALIQKSLLKMRQNRTTIAIAHRLSTIKDADLILVLDKGEVVEHGTHEELLQLQGQYYDLYRLQGINNDSN; from the coding sequence ATGTCTGAAAAAAATAGTTCTGTGTGGGCAAAAAGTATCCCAATTAAAGAACAGATAAGAGTTATTGTGACATTGGTTAGAATGGCTAAACCCTTTCGAAAAATGTTTTTTGGCGCATTAGCCATTGGCGCTGCATTTGCCCTACTGCAAGCAGCAGCACCTCGTATTATTGCTTATTATATGACGACGTATTTGCAACAGCGTGACAACGTTACTTTACAAGTTATGATTAGTTTCGCGGTTTTAGTAGCAGTCGTTCGAGTCAGTCAAGCTGTGACAGATGCATTAAACGCCTATTATTTTACAGTAGCTGCTGAATATGCGCTAGAAGATATACGAGTGCAAGTATTTCGTAAGCTACATACTTTAGGTATGAGATTTTTTGATCAAGTACCAGCTGGTTCGTTAGTCACTCGTGTTAACAATGATACAGCTTCGCTTGCTGATTTTTGGCGTTTTTTCATGCAATTAACATTTGTTATTATGAGCATGATTGGTGCCTACATTGGTATGTTGACAGTGAGTGTAAAAGCCACTTTGCTAATGCTTATTGTTGTACCGTTTATTGTCGGATCAGTGATTTTATATCAACGTTTTTCATCTAGCTTGTTTCGACATATGCGTGAACGTCTATCACATTTAAATGCTAAAATTGCTGAAAGCATCACAGGTATTGATGTGATTCAGGAATTTTATCAAGAAGATCGTTTTAAAAAATCATTTGCTAAAGTCAATGGTGAATATTTTAATGCGCGTTTTCGTATGGTAAAAGCAGATGCTTTGCTACTGGAGCCAATGGTCGATATGTTACTGGGTGCAGCTATGGTGCTTGTATTTTGGTACTTTGGTACGCTGTCCATGTCAACTGCTGTCTCTGCGGGTGTCATTTATGCTTTTACAACGTATTTAAACAACATATTTAGTCCGTTAGAAAGCGTTATGAACTTGTTTAGCCCGTTTCAAGAAGGGCTTGTGTCAGGTTATCGCATTTTAGGTATTTTAGCTGATGATACTTATGCGCCAGCACAAAATGTGGCTGCCAAGCAAGATATTACAGCAGGAAAAATTGCGTTCCAACACGTTGATTTTAGTTATGATGGGCAACATCAAATATTAAAAGATCTCAATTTTATAGCTAACCCGGGTGATACGGTGGCACTTGTTGGTCACACTGGATCTGGCAAATCTTCAACAATCAATGCACTGATGAGATTCTATGAGTTTCAATCTGGAAATATTTTAATTGATGATCATGATATTCGAGACATTGCTTTAAAAAATATTCGTCAAAAAATGGGATTGGTTTTGCAAGATCCGTTCATGTTTTTTGGTGATATTTCATCTAATATTCGTATGTATGATGATACGATTACAGATGAACAAGTTAAGGCAGCTGCTGAGTTTGTTGGGGCTGATAAGTTTATATCTGCATTACCAGGTAATTATCATGCAAAAGTGCAAGAAGGCGGATCGGGATTTTCTGCTGGGGAAAAACAATTAATTAGTTTTGCACGGGCAATTGTTAGAGATCCCAAAATTTTAATATTGGATGAAGCAACAGCAAATGTTGATACTGAGACGGAGGCTTTGATTCAAAAATCACTATTAAAAATGCGTCAAAATCGTACGACTATTGCTATCGCACATCGTTTATCAACAATTAAAGATGCTGACTTGATTTTAGTGTTAGATAAAGGTGAAGTTGTTGAACATGGGACACATGAAGAATTATTGCAATTACAGGGGCAATATTATGACTTATATCGCTTACAAGGTATAAATAATGATAGTAACTGA
- a CDS encoding amino acid ABC transporter permease, which yields MVTLGIFSAFTPQNVLYLLGGLGITVGVSVISVILSLIFGSIVGIIQFERLPYFSKFVGTINNIIRNLPLLLIIFFVYFALPKIGIHLPIFWATVIAMSTFESAMLAEIVRGGLESVDNGQFEGARANGLSNMQTMIYIVLPQAYKKMIPPIISQLISLVKDTSLALGIVLSEMTYRGQIVYAQNSTYIVPVLIAITLVYFLLNYGLSLLAKWADHKLA from the coding sequence ATGGTTACATTAGGAATATTTAGCGCCTTCACACCACAAAACGTCCTTTATCTGTTGGGTGGTTTGGGTATTACTGTGGGTGTATCAGTTATATCAGTAATTTTGAGTTTGATTTTTGGTTCTATTGTCGGCATTATTCAATTTGAACGTTTGCCTTATTTTTCTAAATTCGTTGGTACAATTAACAATATCATTCGCAATTTACCATTGTTATTAATTATATTTTTTGTTTATTTTGCGCTACCAAAAATTGGCATTCACTTACCAATCTTTTGGGCCACAGTTATTGCAATGAGTACATTTGAGTCAGCCATGCTAGCAGAAATTGTGCGTGGCGGTCTAGAATCAGTTGATAATGGTCAATTTGAAGGTGCACGTGCCAATGGATTGAGTAATATGCAAACAATGATTTATATTGTTCTGCCACAAGCCTACAAAAAAATGATACCACCAATTATTTCTCAATTAATTTCATTGGTGAAAGATACCAGCTTGGCATTGGGAATTGTGTTATCTGAAATGACTTATCGTGGTCAAATTGTTTATGCGCAAAATTCAACATATATTGTCCCTGTACTAATTGCAATTACGTTGGTTTATTTCTTGCTAAACTATGGCTTGTCATTATTAGCAAAATGGGCTGATCATAAATTGGCTTAG
- a CDS encoding amino acid ABC transporter ATP-binding protein produces the protein MSMIEFKNVEKYYGNFHALKNVNLTIDEGETVVLIGPSGSGKSTLIRTVNGLEEIEEGQLLVNGFDLHDPKTDMNRIRKNVGMVFQHFNLYDNKTTLENVMLAPRLVLKRDEAENKKLAMELLEKVGLADKAANMPSELSGGQKQRAAIARSLAMQPKALLFDEPTSALDPEMVGDVLDVMRDIAKDSSMTMLVVTHEMSFAKAVADRVIFMAEGEILEDSTTKEFFEKPKEVRAQKFLSQVEHH, from the coding sequence ATGTCAATGATTGAGTTTAAAAATGTAGAAAAGTACTATGGTAACTTCCACGCACTAAAAAACGTTAATTTGACAATTGATGAAGGTGAAACAGTTGTTTTGATTGGCCCTTCTGGGTCAGGAAAGTCAACATTGATTCGTACTGTTAATGGTTTGGAAGAAATCGAAGAAGGACAGTTATTAGTTAACGGATTTGACCTACACGACCCAAAGACAGATATGAATCGTATTCGTAAAAATGTTGGTATGGTGTTTCAACACTTCAATTTGTATGATAATAAAACAACCTTAGAAAATGTGATGTTAGCACCACGTTTGGTTTTGAAGCGGGATGAAGCTGAAAATAAGAAATTAGCGATGGAATTATTGGAAAAAGTTGGTTTGGCTGATAAAGCAGCTAACATGCCATCAGAACTATCTGGTGGTCAAAAACAACGCGCAGCAATTGCGCGTTCATTAGCTATGCAACCTAAAGCATTGTTATTTGACGAGCCAACCTCCGCTTTAGATCCTGAAATGGTTGGGGATGTATTAGATGTTATGCGAGACATTGCTAAAGATTCGTCAATGACCATGCTTGTTGTCACACACGAAATGAGTTTTGCAAAGGCCGTTGCAGATCGTGTTATTTTTATGGCTGAGGGTGAAATTTTAGAAGACAGCACAACGAAGGAATTCTTTGAAAAACCCAAGGAAGTTCGTGCACAAAAGTTTTTGAGTCAGGTTGAACATCACTAA
- a CDS encoding amino acid ABC transporter permease — MALLQNNFPTFLQGFGYTLLSSIIALIGSMILGTGFAIMQIVPQKWAQVIGNVYVQVFRNIPLLIITFFFFLVVSKYVKMSGFTSGTVALMLYTSAFIAETVRAGILSVNGGQMEGARANGLSFAQAMQYIILPQAFRIALPSLGNQFINLVKNSSILAFVGGLDLMYQGNMVAANTFDTFSTYIIVAIFYLILTLPLSYYIQHLERKLKRAL, encoded by the coding sequence ATGGCATTATTACAAAATAATTTCCCAACATTCTTGCAAGGATTTGGTTATACATTACTATCTAGTATCATTGCATTGATTGGATCAATGATTCTTGGCACAGGGTTTGCAATTATGCAGATTGTTCCACAAAAATGGGCGCAAGTAATAGGAAATGTTTATGTCCAGGTCTTTCGAAATATTCCCTTGTTAATTATTACCTTTTTCTTTTTTCTAGTCGTTTCAAAGTATGTTAAGATGAGTGGCTTCACATCTGGAACGGTTGCTTTAATGTTGTACACGTCAGCATTTATTGCCGAAACAGTTAGAGCGGGTATTTTATCAGTGAATGGTGGGCAAATGGAGGGTGCACGCGCTAATGGATTGTCGTTTGCGCAAGCGATGCAATACATTATATTGCCTCAAGCATTTCGAATTGCTTTACCTTCATTAGGGAACCAATTCATTAATTTGGTAAAAAATTCATCTATCCTAGCGTTTGTTGGTGGATTAGACTTGATGTATCAAGGAAATATGGTTGCAGCAAACACATTTGATACGTTCAGTACGTATATTATTGTGGCAATCTTCTACTTAATTCTCACATTACCGTTAAGCTACTATATACAACACCTTGAGCGTAAGCTTAAGCGCGCATTGTAA
- a CDS encoding transporter substrate-binding domain-containing protein, with protein MEKAKKRQFGIIATIVLVAVIVLGLMWATATANRNAEHQDTLARVEKLGRIVWGVKADTRLFGLMDTKTGISQGFDIDIARALTVQISKQTGVPMSAEFVPVSTASKMQLLKNTNIDGSVSTMTITPEREKIIDFTNQYFDAGQSILVKKDSGINSIKDMNSSKYTIIVVVGTTAATETAKFAPKAKLLAVQDYATGMQALKSGQGQAMSTDNAILYGFATENPDYHIAGGTFTHGPYGIAFDNNQKPMIKETNAALATIKQNGIYNQLIKKWFSNVPGLDWHSLEAK; from the coding sequence ATGGAAAAAGCTAAAAAGCGACAGTTTGGCATTATAGCCACAATTGTCTTAGTTGCCGTTATTGTCCTTGGTTTAATGTGGGCAACAGCAACAGCCAATAGAAATGCAGAACATCAAGATACGCTCGCTCGTGTGGAAAAATTAGGTCGAATTGTGTGGGGTGTGAAAGCTGATACGCGTTTATTTGGACTGATGGATACAAAAACGGGTATATCTCAAGGATTTGATATTGACATTGCTAGAGCATTGACAGTTCAAATTTCAAAGCAAACTGGCGTACCAATGTCTGCTGAGTTCGTGCCGGTTTCAACAGCATCAAAGATGCAACTGTTGAAAAACACAAATATTGATGGTTCTGTATCAACAATGACAATTACGCCAGAACGTGAAAAGATTATTGACTTTACAAATCAGTATTTTGATGCTGGCCAGTCAATCTTAGTTAAAAAAGATTCTGGCATTAATTCAATAAAAGATATGAACAGTTCTAAATATACGATCATTGTAGTTGTGGGGACAACAGCAGCCACTGAAACCGCAAAATTTGCACCAAAAGCAAAACTATTAGCTGTTCAGGACTATGCGACAGGGATGCAAGCTCTAAAAAGTGGTCAAGGGCAAGCAATGTCAACGGATAATGCCATTTTGTATGGCTTTGCCACGGAAAATCCTGATTATCATATTGCTGGTGGGACATTCACACATGGCCCTTATGGTATTGCTTTTGATAATAATCAAAAGCCAATGATTAAAGAAACAAATGCAGCCTTGGCTACGATTAAACAAAATGGTATTTATAATCAGCTTATTAAGAAGTGGTTTAGTAACGTTCCAGGTCTTGACTGGCACAGTTTGGAGGCGAAATAA